Proteins found in one Methylobacterium sp. CB376 genomic segment:
- a CDS encoding methyl-accepting chemotaxis protein — translation MRSLSIRVVVMSLSLGLGLAAVALAAFQLAGLIDRREVADRVATYVAADRALFLGLTGTRLERGYGFTALMQDLETGRWNREKSLEARPALDQAVARAVGEMRRVASPALRDKGAEIDALYEEWKRLRPSVTAAYGQELPARDPALGKRMMELGTRLVTLLEAASDAVETEIRALDPALSGHLDARMTTWLARTSIGQHAFVTNNLMAAGRPATPAEAIELGQADTQNRSAWQLVGRMIKAGGFEAAVRDAYARAQDLNYAGSMARMRDSATAAVHDGRPIQLPRREWDMSVFEGQAAIVDVAVALLDAAVAEAQARSAQAGRAVSLCAALIVALVLLTGAALVIVQVRVVRGILNLSVAMQDLAAGRMDVEVPGAGRRDELGAMAAAVQVFRTNLVHARAMEEQASRERLSAQEQRRAGRRQLADAFEAAVSGIITVVSSSADALQSAAGAMTSTAAETADRSARVASSAERAASNVAAVAAATEELGASAQEIGRQVSGSADLARVAVGEADQTASLVHELSGAVARIGDVVSIISSIASQTNLLALNATIEAARAGEAGRGFAVVAAEVKALADQTAKATDEIARQIGQVQGATGNAVAAIGGIAARIREISGLAVATASAVEEQGAVTQEILRNVTQAADGAGEVRNTIAGVAGAAERTGTTAGQVLSSASDLSREAQHLSEEVTRFLSGLRAA, via the coding sequence ATGCGGTCCCTGTCGATCCGCGTCGTCGTCATGTCACTGTCGCTAGGGCTCGGGCTCGCCGCGGTCGCGCTCGCGGCGTTCCAGCTCGCCGGGCTGATCGACCGCAGGGAGGTCGCCGACCGGGTCGCGACCTACGTGGCGGCCGACCGGGCGCTCTTCCTCGGGCTGACCGGGACGCGCCTGGAGCGCGGTTACGGCTTCACCGCCCTGATGCAGGACCTCGAGACCGGTCGCTGGAACCGGGAGAAGTCGCTCGAGGCCCGGCCCGCCCTGGATCAGGCCGTCGCGCGGGCGGTGGGGGAGATGCGCCGCGTGGCGAGCCCCGCCCTGCGCGACAAGGGCGCCGAGATCGACGCGCTCTACGAGGAGTGGAAGCGGCTGCGCCCGTCCGTGACGGCGGCCTACGGCCAGGAGCTCCCGGCGCGCGATCCCGCGCTGGGCAAGCGGATGATGGAACTCGGAACCCGCCTCGTCACGCTCCTCGAAGCGGCCTCCGACGCCGTCGAGACCGAGATCCGCGCGCTGGATCCCGCGCTCTCGGGACATCTCGACGCGCGCATGACGACCTGGCTGGCCCGGACCTCGATCGGGCAGCACGCCTTCGTCACCAACAACCTGATGGCGGCGGGGCGGCCGGCCACGCCGGCCGAGGCGATCGAGCTCGGCCAGGCGGACACCCAGAACCGCAGCGCCTGGCAGCTCGTCGGCCGCATGATCAAGGCCGGCGGCTTCGAGGCCGCGGTGCGCGACGCCTACGCGCGCGCCCAGGACCTGAACTACGCCGGGAGCATGGCGCGGATGCGCGACTCCGCCACCGCCGCGGTGCATGACGGCCGCCCGATCCAGCTGCCGCGCCGGGAATGGGATATGAGCGTCTTCGAGGGCCAGGCCGCCATCGTCGACGTGGCGGTCGCCCTGCTGGACGCGGCCGTCGCCGAGGCCCAGGCCCGCTCGGCGCAGGCCGGCCGGGCGGTGTCCCTCTGCGCGGCGCTGATCGTCGCGCTGGTGCTCCTCACCGGGGCGGCGCTCGTGATCGTGCAGGTCAGGGTGGTGCGCGGCATCCTGAACCTCTCGGTCGCGATGCAGGACCTCGCGGCCGGGCGCATGGACGTCGAGGTGCCGGGGGCGGGACGCCGGGACGAGCTCGGCGCGATGGCGGCGGCCGTGCAGGTTTTCCGCACGAACCTGGTCCACGCCAGGGCGATGGAGGAGCAGGCCTCCCGCGAGCGCCTCTCGGCCCAGGAGCAGCGGCGGGCCGGCCGCCGCCAGCTGGCCGACGCCTTCGAGGCGGCGGTGAGCGGCATCATCACGGTCGTCTCCTCGTCGGCCGACGCGCTGCAGAGTGCCGCCGGCGCGATGACCAGCACCGCGGCCGAGACGGCGGACCGCTCCGCGCGGGTCGCGTCCTCGGCCGAGCGGGCCGCGTCCAACGTCGCGGCGGTGGCGGCCGCGACCGAGGAGCTCGGCGCCTCGGCCCAGGAGATCGGCCGGCAGGTCTCCGGCTCGGCGGATCTCGCCCGCGTGGCGGTCGGCGAGGCGGACCAGACCGCCTCGCTCGTCCACGAACTGAGCGGCGCGGTCGCCCGGATCGGCGACGTGGTGTCGATCATCTCCTCGATCGCGAGCCAGACCAACCTGCTGGCCTTGAACGCCACGATCGAGGCGGCGCGGGCCGGCGAGGCGGGGCGCGGCTTCGCCGTGGTCGCCGCCGAGGTGAAGGCCCTGGCCGACCAGACCGCCAAGGCCACCGACGAGATCGCCCGGCAGATTGGGCAGGTCCAGGGCGCGACCGGCAACGCCGTGGCGGCGATCGGCGGCATCGCGGCGCGGATTCGGGAGATCAGCGGCCTCGCGGTCGCCACCGCCTCGGCGGTCGAGGAGCAGGGCGCGGTCACGCAGGAGATCCTGCGCAACGTCACGCAGGCGGCGGACGGCGCGGGCGAGGTCAGGAACACCATCGCGGGCGTCGCGGGGGCGGCGGAGCGGACCGGCACCACCGCCGGCCAGGTGCTGTCCTCGGCCTCCGACCTCTCGCGCGAGGCGCAGCACCTCTCGGAGGAGGTGACGCGCTTCCTCTCGGGCCTGCGCGCCGCCTGA